One genomic region from Mauremys reevesii isolate NIE-2019 linkage group 7, ASM1616193v1, whole genome shotgun sequence encodes:
- the EEF1AKMT2 gene encoding EEF1A lysine methyltransferase 2 isoform X2 has product MSDAGERPRDSPGPGPEFGPSALGTKEHWDAAYESELQIFQESGDAGEIWFGEESMIRLIRWMEKQKIPLDSSVLDIGTGNGVLLVELAKCGYTNLTGIDYSPSAIQLSQNIIEKEGLSNIKLQVKDFLTPSAELSGFQICIDKGTFDAISLNPDNAAEKRKQYVKSLCTVLKMEGFFLITSCNWTKEELLNEFKEGFEILEELPTPKFCFGGRIGNSVTALVFQRKK; this is encoded by the exons ATGAGTGACGCCGGGGAGCGGCCACGTGACTCCCCGGGGCCGGGGCCCGAGTTCGGCCCCTCGGCCCTGGGGACCAAAGAGCA TTGGGATGCTGCATATGAAAGTGAATTACAGATTTTTCAGGAGAGTGGAGATGCTGGGGAAATTTG GTTTGGAGAAGAAAGCATGATTCGTTTAATCAGATGGATGGAAAAACAAAAGATCCCTCTGGACAGCTCTGTGCTTGACATTGGAACTGGAAATGGTGTTTTACTTGTTGAATTG gCAAAATGTGGTTACACTAATCTCACTGGAATTGATTACTCTCCTTCTGCAATACAACTTTCTCAAAACATAATAGAGAAAGAAGGGCTGTCTAATATTAAATTGCAG GTAAAAGACTTCTTGACTCCATCAGCTGAGCTATCAGGATTTCAGATTTGTATTGACAAGGGAACCTTTGATGCCATAAGCCTTAATCCTGACAATGCAGCTGAGAAGAGGAAGCAGTATGTGAAATCCCTCTGCACGGTATTGAAAATGGAAGGCTTTTTCCTCATAACCTCTTGTAATTGGACCAAAGAGGAGCTGCTAAATGAGTTCAAGGAAG GATTTGAAATTCTGGAGGAGTTGCCAACACCCAAGTTCTGCTTTGGAGGGAGAATTGGAAACAGTGTAACAGCCTTGGTTttccaaagaaaaaaataa
- the EEF1AKMT2 gene encoding EEF1A lysine methyltransferase 2 isoform X1, whose protein sequence is MSDAGERPRDSPGPGPEFGPSALGTKEQVCKELHTFMSAERLQKRNIAAYDWDAAYESELQIFQESGDAGEIWFGEESMIRLIRWMEKQKIPLDSSVLDIGTGNGVLLVELAKCGYTNLTGIDYSPSAIQLSQNIIEKEGLSNIKLQVKDFLTPSAELSGFQICIDKGTFDAISLNPDNAAEKRKQYVKSLCTVLKMEGFFLITSCNWTKEELLNEFKEGFEILEELPTPKFCFGGRIGNSVTALVFQRKK, encoded by the exons ATGAGTGACGCCGGGGAGCGGCCACGTGACTCCCCGGGGCCGGGGCCCGAGTTCGGCCCCTCGGCCCTGGGGACCAAAGAGCA AGTTTGTAAGGAGCTTCACACCTTTATGAGTGCTGAAAGGCTCCAGAAAAGGAACATTGCAGCTTATGA TTGGGATGCTGCATATGAAAGTGAATTACAGATTTTTCAGGAGAGTGGAGATGCTGGGGAAATTTG GTTTGGAGAAGAAAGCATGATTCGTTTAATCAGATGGATGGAAAAACAAAAGATCCCTCTGGACAGCTCTGTGCTTGACATTGGAACTGGAAATGGTGTTTTACTTGTTGAATTG gCAAAATGTGGTTACACTAATCTCACTGGAATTGATTACTCTCCTTCTGCAATACAACTTTCTCAAAACATAATAGAGAAAGAAGGGCTGTCTAATATTAAATTGCAG GTAAAAGACTTCTTGACTCCATCAGCTGAGCTATCAGGATTTCAGATTTGTATTGACAAGGGAACCTTTGATGCCATAAGCCTTAATCCTGACAATGCAGCTGAGAAGAGGAAGCAGTATGTGAAATCCCTCTGCACGGTATTGAAAATGGAAGGCTTTTTCCTCATAACCTCTTGTAATTGGACCAAAGAGGAGCTGCTAAATGAGTTCAAGGAAG GATTTGAAATTCTGGAGGAGTTGCCAACACCCAAGTTCTGCTTTGGAGGGAGAATTGGAAACAGTGTAACAGCCTTGGTTttccaaagaaaaaaataa
- the EEF1AKMT2 gene encoding EEF1A lysine methyltransferase 2 isoform X3, translated as MGWDAAYESELQIFQESGDAGEIWFGEESMIRLIRWMEKQKIPLDSSVLDIGTGNGVLLVELAKCGYTNLTGIDYSPSAIQLSQNIIEKEGLSNIKLQVKDFLTPSAELSGFQICIDKGTFDAISLNPDNAAEKRKQYVKSLCTVLKMEGFFLITSCNWTKEELLNEFKEGFEILEELPTPKFCFGGRIGNSVTALVFQRKK; from the exons atggg TTGGGATGCTGCATATGAAAGTGAATTACAGATTTTTCAGGAGAGTGGAGATGCTGGGGAAATTTG GTTTGGAGAAGAAAGCATGATTCGTTTAATCAGATGGATGGAAAAACAAAAGATCCCTCTGGACAGCTCTGTGCTTGACATTGGAACTGGAAATGGTGTTTTACTTGTTGAATTG gCAAAATGTGGTTACACTAATCTCACTGGAATTGATTACTCTCCTTCTGCAATACAACTTTCTCAAAACATAATAGAGAAAGAAGGGCTGTCTAATATTAAATTGCAG GTAAAAGACTTCTTGACTCCATCAGCTGAGCTATCAGGATTTCAGATTTGTATTGACAAGGGAACCTTTGATGCCATAAGCCTTAATCCTGACAATGCAGCTGAGAAGAGGAAGCAGTATGTGAAATCCCTCTGCACGGTATTGAAAATGGAAGGCTTTTTCCTCATAACCTCTTGTAATTGGACCAAAGAGGAGCTGCTAAATGAGTTCAAGGAAG GATTTGAAATTCTGGAGGAGTTGCCAACACCCAAGTTCTGCTTTGGAGGGAGAATTGGAAACAGTGTAACAGCCTTGGTTttccaaagaaaaaaataa